Proteins encoded in a region of the Mixophyes fleayi isolate aMixFle1 chromosome 5, aMixFle1.hap1, whole genome shotgun sequence genome:
- the ELOC gene encoding elongin-C, which yields MDGEEKTFGGCEGPDAMYVKLISSDGHEFIVKREHALTSGTIKAMLSGPGQFAENETNEVNFREIPSHVLSKVCMYFTYKVRYTNSSTEIPEFPIAPEIALELLMAANFLDC from the exons ATGG ATGGTGAAGAGAAGACCTTTGGCGGCTGTGAAGGGCCTGATGCTATGTATGTGAAGCTGATTTCATCTGATGGCCATGAGTTTATTGTTAAAAGGGAACATGCTTTGACATCTGGAACAATAAAGGCCATGTTGAGTGGGCCAG gacAGTTTGCTGAAAATGAAACCAATGAAGTGAATTTCAGAGAGATTCCTTCCCACGTCCTATCAAAAGTATGCATGTATTTTACTTACAAAGTTCGTTATACAAACAGTTCCACAGAAATCCCCGAATTCCCCATTGCACCGGAGATTGCACTGGAGCTCCTGATGGCAGCAAACTTCCTAGACTgttaa